A DNA window from Hevea brasiliensis isolate MT/VB/25A 57/8 chromosome 2, ASM3005281v1, whole genome shotgun sequence contains the following coding sequences:
- the LOC110656855 gene encoding BEACH domain-containing protein A2-like, protein MEKLAISNTSCISTPGQGYCDLTQYPVFAWVLADYESETLDLSNPKTFRKLDKPMGCQTPEGEGEFKKGYESWDDPEVPKFHYGSHYSSAGIVLFYLLRLPPFIMENQKLQGGQFDHADRLFNSVRDTWLSASRKGNTSDVKEVIPEFFYVPKFLENRFNLDLGEKK, encoded by the exons ATGGAGAAATTAGCAATTTCCAATACCTCATGCATCTCAACACCTGGTCAGGGATACTGTGATCTCACCCAATATCCAGTGTTtgcatgggttctggcagattatgAGAGTGAAACTCTGGATTTATCCAATCCTAAAACGTTTCGTAAGCTTGACAAACCAATGGGATGTCAGACACCAGAGGGGGAAGGGGAATTTAAGAAAGG ATATGAGAGCTGGGATGATCCAGAAGTTCCAAAATTTCATTATGGTTCTCATTATTCTAGTGCAGGAATTGTCCTATTCTATCTTCTACGCCTGCCGCCATTTATTATGGAGAATCAGAAGCTGCAGGGTGGGCAATTTGATCATGCTGATCGTCTTTTCAATAGTGTTAGGGACACTTGGTTGAGTGCATCTAGGAAGGGCAACACATCTGATGTGAAGGAAGTTATTCCAGAATTCTTCTACGTGCCAAAATTTCTTGAAAATAGGTTCAACCTTGACTTGGGAGAGAAAAAATAG